The genomic region TTCTCGTTCTCCTTCTGGAAGCGCTTGGGGTCCGCGCTCGCGACCTCGAAGGCCGCGAACAGCGAGCCGTAGCGCTCGACGAGGGTCGGCCCGAACAGGTCGGCCGCCGCCTCGCTCGTGATCTTGAGCCCCTGGGCGACCTGCTCGACGAGGCGGAGCGCCCGGCCCTCGTTCTTCCACTGCTGGGTCTTCTCGCGGCGCTGGTGGTCGTTGATCCGCTTCAGGGAGAGGTCGATCTGGTTCTTCGCCGGGTCGACGCGCAGGACGCGCGCGACGATCTTCTGGCCCTCCCGGATGTGATCGCGGATGTACTTGACCCAGCCGGTCGCCACCTCGCTCAGGTGGATGAACGCCTCGCGACCCGCGTACTCGTCGAGGGTGACGAACGCGCCGAAGTTGCGGATCGACGTCACCGTCCCGATGACGAGGTCGCCCTCGTCGGGATACTCCGCGCGCAGCGGCATGCGAACGAGCGGCCCTGCCTACCCGCTCAGGGTGCGGATGAGCTCGCCGCGGAGCTTGGCCCGGCCGCCGGTCGGCGTGGCGAGGGTGGCGCCGCAGACCCCGCAGTTCACCGCCGTCGCCGGTCGGCTGAAGACCGTCTGCTCCGTCGAGCAGTCCGGGCACTTCACGATCCAGAACGGCGAGGGTCCGCGCACCGGTTCCTCCCTAGTGATGCTCGACGAGCTCGAGCGTCGTCGCGCGCCAGCTGGCGGGCTGGACCGTGTAGTGGCACTTCTTGCAGCGGTACTTCAGGTAGACACGGCGCACGGCCTTCGCGCGGCCCTCCGGCTTCGGCCGCGGGAAGCCACCGTAGCCGCGGGTCGCCCGCCGGAAGCGTCGCTGCCCCCATTTGAGCTCGGAGGCCGGTCGCTTCTTCGCCTTCTCCACGTCGTGGTCCGTGTGCGTCTTGCACTTCGGGCAGTACGTGGACACGACCTTCGGATAGTGCATCGGGCGCCGCCGAGACGCATCGGCTATTTACCCTTAAGCACGCCTTTCGCCGAGAGCGCGGGCCCCCGGCCCGGCCGGACTCCCGTGGGGCACGAGTTTCTCGAGGAGCGCGGCGCCAAGGCTTATCTACCATGGCCTGCTCGGCGCCGCGCCCCACGGGGGAGATATGCCGGACCGCCCGTCGCTCGATGTCGTCAGCGAAGTGCTCGGGAAGACGCCGGCCCGCCACTTCGCCCAGTCGATCGAAATGTCGGTCAACCTCAAGGACCTCGACCTGTCGGTTCCGAAGAACCGGCTCGAGGACGAGGTCCAGCTGCCGAACGGCCGGGGCAAGGCGGTCAAGGTCGGTGTCTTCGGCTCGCCCGAGCTGTGCCAGAAGATGCGCGGCGTCGCCGACCTCGTCGTCGCGGCGAACGAGCTCGACGACTGGGCGAAGGACAAGAAGGCCGCCAAGAAGCAGGTCAACCACATCGACTTCTTCCTCGCCGAGGCCCCGCTCATGCCGACGATCGGTAAGCGTCTCGGCGTCCTCCTGGGCCCCCGAGGCAAGATGCCACGGCCGGTGCCGCCGGGCAGCGACCCCACGAACCTCGTCCACGCGCTGAAGCGATCGATCCGGATCCGCTCGAAGGGGAATCGGACGTTCCACGCCCCGGTCGGAACGCAGCAGATGAAACCCGAGGAGCTCGCGCAGAACGTCGACGCGGTCCTGAACCGCATCGTCGGCAGGCTCGAACGCGGCCGAACGAACATCGAGAGCGTCTACCTCAAGACGACGATGGGCCCGGCGATCCGGCTCTGGTGAGACAATGCCCGGTCGCGGTTCGGTCCCGGAGGAGCGGCTCGCCCGGGTCGCCGACCTCGAGGCGATGATGCTCGCCCGGCCGATGATGGCCGTCGTCGGGATCCGCGGGGTCCCGGCCGCCGCGCTCCAGTCGATGCGCCGGGAGCTGCGGGCCCGCGACCATCCGATCCGGGTCGCGACGAACTCCTCCCTCCGGCACGCGGTCGAGAACGCCTCGGCGAAGCGACCGGCGCTGCGTCCCCTGCTCGAGCACGTCGACGACCAGACCGCCCTGCTCGCCGCGGAG from Thermoplasmata archaeon harbors:
- a CDS encoding translation initiation factor IF-2 subunit alpha gives rise to the protein MPLRAEYPDEGDLVIGTVTSIRNFGAFVTLDEYAGREAFIHLSEVATGWVKYIRDHIREGQKIVARVLRVDPAKNQIDLSLKRINDHQRREKTQQWKNEGRALRLVEQVAQGLKITSEAAADLFGPTLVERYGSLFAAFEVASADPKRFQKENEKAAWVTQFLKIARENIVPPRVTILGTLELTDPRPDGVEAVRAALLAAEQVDPEAVEVHYVGAPKYRMRVVAGQYKTAEETLKRATEAAIKAITAAGGEGSFVRA
- a CDS encoding 30S ribosomal protein S27e — encoded protein: MRGPSPFWIVKCPDCSTEQTVFSRPATAVNCGVCGATLATPTGGRAKLRGELIRTLSG
- a CDS encoding 50S ribosomal protein L44e yields the protein MHYPKVVSTYCPKCKTHTDHDVEKAKKRPASELKWGQRRFRRATRGYGGFPRPKPEGRAKAVRRVYLKYRCKKCHYTVQPASWRATTLELVEHH
- a CDS encoding 50S ribosomal protein L1; the protein is MPDRPSLDVVSEVLGKTPARHFAQSIEMSVNLKDLDLSVPKNRLEDEVQLPNGRGKAVKVGVFGSPELCQKMRGVADLVVAANELDDWAKDKKAAKKQVNHIDFFLAEAPLMPTIGKRLGVLLGPRGKMPRPVPPGSDPTNLVHALKRSIRIRSKGNRTFHAPVGTQQMKPEELAQNVDAVLNRIVGRLERGRTNIESVYLKTTMGPAIRLW